The sequence CTCGCGCTAAAAATTTTTGTAGAAAAAAACGGCCGGGCATCGTCATTTTGAGCGCGTTCGGCCATTCTTTTTCTCCGATTCTAAAACGAAGAGAAGAAATTGAAGCAGTTTTAATTCCCGCTTCCTCTAAAATTTCCGCCAGTAAATTTACAACCGTGGACTTGCCGTTGGTGCCGGTTATACCGATCATTGTTATTTTTCGCGCCGGCCAGCCGTATTGCGCGGCCGCCAAAAAATTCAAAAGCCAATGATAAAACGGCTGAAAAAAAACAAATATCGGGCGAGGAATAATTTTTTTTGCGATTCGCAAAACTTTTTCAAGCATCTCTATGGATTTCTTTACGGCTTATGCACCACGCCTCCTATATATATCAGAATGGCGGCGACGCTGATTTGAACGATAATTTTGAACAACTCGTCAAGATGATAGTTTTTAGAAAAAAAAGTAAGGATAATTGACGCAAAAAGCATTAACGCCCATGCGCCGACAAAAACTTCCCCCCGATGAAAACTGCCCGAATGTTTTATTTTCTTGCGGTATTCTTTAAGAAGAGTGTAGACCGCGACCGCGCCGATATACGGTTCTGAAAAAACCGATACCAAAAAACTAAGAGTGGGATAAGAATTCCAAAATCGCCCGAAATATAAAACAGCGATGGTGATAAAATAAAAATAAGTGAACGCGCTTAATCCGAAATAAAAAATAATGACTTGCCGGTAAATAGCCGTCTTAAATCTGCGGCGCAAAGAAGAAGATTTTTCTTTAATTGATAAATCACCCGCGCTGATTTCTGAATTAGATTGAACCATAAAAATTAAAATTATTTATTTAATAATTTAAGCGCCGCTCTTATTCGCGCTTCCGTTCCTTCTGCCTCCGGCGGAATTTCTTTTAGAACATCTCTCGCTTCCCGTAAAGAATATCCCAGCGCTTGGAGAGCGTCAAACACGTCTTCTTCTCCTTTTATTACCGCGTCTTCCGAGCCGGCGCCCGCGGCGCGGCCCAGCTTATCCCTTAATTCCAGCACGATTTTTTCAGCGGTCTTGCGCCCGATTCCGGAAACTTTTGACAGATAAGAAGTGTCTCCCGAAGCAATCGCGCGTTTGAGCAAATCAAGAGACGCGATGCCTAAAATGCCAATGGCTGATTTAGGGCCCACGCCGGATATCGCGATCAGCATTTCAAAAAATTCCACTTCCGCCTTTTCCAAAAACCCGTAAAGCTGAAGGGCGTCCTCCCTGACATGAAGATGAGTCCAAAAAATTATTTCCTGATTTTCCGTTTGGCGCGATATTTTTTTAAAAGCGTCAAGAGAAACATAAAGCGCATAGCCCACTCCATTAACGTCCAAAATCAAACGTTTTTGCTCTCTGAATATTATTTTCCCTTTTAGCCGCCCGATCATATAAATATGATAATGAGTTCAATAAATAAGCATAACATCCTTAAAAAAATAAGCCTAACTTTTCAAATTTACGAGATAAATAAATTTATCCAAAAATTTATTCAACGAAAATTCATTCTTAAGTAAATTTTTCGTTCCAGCAGAAAAATCGAAATCACCCAAATCAACAAATCTGGCTTTCTTGTTTTTATCAAAATCTAAAATACAAATGCCCAACAAATCCGGTTTGTGAGGAAAATCCATATCGTTGAATAGCTTTATATATTTTTGCAAATGTTTTTCGGATATAATTTCTATTTTCTTTTCTTTGCCTCGCAAGTTGCTTTTATTTTTTGAATAATACGGCGTATGACCGCGAAGCGCTAAAAAATGAGCAAAACCGATATTTTGTCGTCTTATATTGGCGGTTTCACCCATTAAATTTTCAAAATAATTATTGGCATTTTGCTTATAGTTAGAGGTGACAAACTTAAAGCTAATGGTCGCAATAATTTTATCGTTCTTAAATATGGCAATATCAAGGTCTTTTGGATAATATTTTCCGTCTGCTGTCGCTTCTTTGCCGTCGCCAATCCCTAGTGATTTTATAGAGTATTTATTTTTAAGTTTACTAAGTATTGTTTCTGATAAAAATTTATGAATTGGGATTAATTTTTTATTGCTTCTCGCGCCACCTTTTTTATTATAAGCCGCGAAAGAAGCATTAATCGCTTTGATAAATTTATCTTGTAAATTTTCCATAAGATTCTTGGGATTAAAATAATACTGGCTGAGTTTTGTTAAACTGGGGGTGCACAAAATCTTTCAAAAAACTCTTTGCGTAAGATTTGTATCCTCCGCGATAACTTTTTGAAATTAAATTAATATACTCTCTCATTGAATCTGAATT is a genomic window of Candidatus Niyogibacteria bacterium containing:
- the ruvA gene encoding Holliday junction branch migration protein RuvA — its product is MIGRLKGKIIFREQKRLILDVNGVGYALYVSLDAFKKISRQTENQEIIFWTHLHVREDALQLYGFLEKAEVEFFEMLIAISGVGPKSAIGILGIASLDLLKRAIASGDTSYLSKVSGIGRKTAEKIVLELRDKLGRAAGAGSEDAVIKGEEDVFDALQALGYSLREARDVLKEIPPEAEGTEARIRAALKLLNK